Proteins from a single region of Halalkalibaculum roseum:
- a CDS encoding efflux RND transporter permease subunit, with product MSLSSLSIRRPVLASVMSIVIILFGIISFNYLGVREYPAVDPPIITVSTSYIGANADVIESQITEPLEESINGVAGIRTLSSTSREGRSTITVEFDIDQDLETAANDVRDRVSRSINSLPPDAEPPVVSKADADAFPIVFLNVNSERRNLLDLTNIADNMFKERLQTISGVSSVQIWGSKEYAMRLWMDPLKLAAYDLTPLDVRNALNRENVELPSGRIEGNTTELTIRTMGRLTNVEEFNNLIIKETAGNTIRFRDIGEAELGAQNERTILKRDGVPMVGVVAVPQPGANQLAIAEELFNRVENIKRDLPPDIEIATGFDSTEYIDESILEVQQTIFIAFFLVILIIFLFLRDWRTTIIPVIVIPIALIGAFFVMYIAGFSINVLTLLAIVLAIGLVVDDAIVVLENIYAKIEQGYNPVEAGILGSKEIFFAVVATSLALISVFMPILFIGGVTGRLFREFGVVIAGAVVISTFVALTLTPMLSSKFLRKEQKHSRFYYKTEPFFKRLNAAYRNSLESFMAKRWVAFIIIFVAGGLIALLGATLPQEVAPIEDRSSVRLFAQAPEGASFEYMDHYMDKLVATINDTVPEAKAVISVTSPGFGAASSVNSGFGFTILKDPEDRESGRSQQEIADNLSAVVRDLTGAQTFVSQPQSIGTRSLGLPVQFVLQAPNINKLKEVIPPFLQAAQQEPTFTYADVNLKFNRPELRVQIDRNRARALGVSAADIAQTLQLSFSGQRFGFFIRDGKQYWVIGQVEREDRNEPVDLKTLFVRNNRGELIQLDNLVTVSEESSPPQLFRFNRFASATISAGLVQGKTIGDGITAMEQIADRVLDQSISTSLSGPSRDFEESASSLNFTLILALILIYLVLAAQFESFRDPFIILFTVPLALLGALVSIWYFDLTLNIFSKIGIIMLIGLVTKNGILIVEFANQRQEAGLSVMEAIKDASVARFRPILMTSLSTVLGILPIALALGAGAESRTSMGIAVIGGLIIGTFFTLYVIPAIYSYFSPVKSADDGIDPELIQKTEEMQPANV from the coding sequence ATGAGTTTATCATCTCTTAGTATTCGCAGACCGGTACTTGCTTCGGTGATGTCAATTGTCATCATTCTCTTTGGGATTATTTCGTTTAATTACCTGGGGGTAAGAGAATACCCGGCTGTGGATCCACCGATCATTACTGTAAGTACCTCTTATATCGGTGCTAATGCCGATGTTATCGAGTCCCAGATTACCGAGCCTTTGGAAGAATCTATCAACGGTGTGGCGGGAATACGCACGCTCTCCTCCACCAGTCGCGAAGGCCGGAGTACCATAACTGTGGAATTTGATATTGATCAGGATCTGGAAACAGCGGCAAATGACGTGCGCGACCGTGTTTCACGATCAATAAACAGTCTACCACCCGATGCCGAACCGCCGGTTGTATCGAAAGCAGATGCCGATGCATTTCCAATTGTATTTTTGAATGTAAACAGCGAAAGACGCAATCTCCTTGACCTCACGAATATTGCAGACAATATGTTTAAGGAGCGCCTGCAAACCATTTCCGGAGTGAGCAGCGTACAGATTTGGGGTTCCAAGGAGTATGCCATGCGTCTGTGGATGGATCCGCTCAAGCTGGCTGCCTATGATTTAACTCCCCTTGACGTGCGCAATGCACTCAACCGTGAAAATGTGGAGCTGCCATCCGGTCGTATTGAAGGAAATACCACGGAATTGACGATCCGTACAATGGGCAGATTGACAAATGTCGAAGAATTCAACAACCTGATTATTAAGGAAACAGCTGGTAATACCATCCGTTTCCGAGATATCGGTGAGGCTGAACTTGGAGCACAAAATGAACGCACTATTTTGAAACGCGATGGGGTACCGATGGTTGGAGTCGTCGCGGTTCCGCAGCCGGGTGCCAATCAGCTGGCCATTGCTGAAGAGCTCTTCAACCGTGTAGAAAATATAAAGCGAGACCTACCTCCTGATATTGAGATTGCTACAGGTTTCGACAGTACTGAGTACATAGATGAATCTATTTTGGAAGTACAGCAGACCATTTTCATTGCTTTCTTCCTGGTTATTCTGATCATCTTTCTTTTCCTGAGAGATTGGCGCACTACCATCATCCCGGTTATTGTGATTCCCATAGCCCTGATAGGAGCTTTTTTCGTCATGTACATTGCCGGCTTTTCTATCAATGTACTTACCTTGCTCGCAATCGTGCTGGCTATCGGATTAGTGGTTGATGACGCCATTGTAGTACTGGAAAATATATATGCCAAAATTGAACAGGGGTACAATCCTGTAGAAGCAGGTATTTTAGGTTCCAAAGAAATTTTCTTTGCCGTAGTCGCAACCTCACTTGCCTTGATATCAGTTTTTATGCCCATCCTGTTTATCGGGGGAGTGACCGGAAGATTGTTCCGGGAATTTGGTGTAGTGATTGCGGGTGCGGTCGTGATATCTACCTTTGTGGCGTTGACACTAACGCCCATGCTCTCCTCGAAGTTCTTGAGAAAGGAGCAAAAGCATAGCCGATTCTATTACAAGACCGAACCTTTTTTCAAGCGATTGAATGCCGCTTACAGAAACAGTCTTGAGTCCTTTATGGCAAAGCGCTGGGTGGCATTCATCATCATTTTTGTGGCTGGAGGATTGATTGCCTTATTAGGAGCAACCCTGCCACAGGAAGTAGCACCTATTGAAGATAGAAGCAGTGTACGATTATTTGCCCAGGCACCTGAGGGTGCTTCATTTGAATATATGGATCATTATATGGACAAGCTGGTGGCTACCATTAATGATACCGTGCCGGAAGCTAAAGCTGTCATCTCCGTCACTTCACCCGGTTTCGGGGCCGCGAGTTCCGTAAACTCCGGTTTTGGATTCACCATACTCAAGGATCCGGAAGATCGGGAAAGCGGGCGTTCGCAGCAAGAAATAGCGGATAATCTTTCTGCAGTGGTAAGGGATCTTACGGGAGCCCAGACTTTTGTTTCCCAGCCTCAAAGTATCGGAACCAGAAGCCTTGGTTTGCCGGTACAGTTCGTGCTGCAAGCTCCCAACATTAACAAGCTCAAAGAAGTAATTCCGCCTTTCCTGCAAGCAGCACAGCAAGAGCCGACATTCACGTATGCTGACGTAAACCTTAAGTTCAACCGTCCGGAATTGCGAGTGCAAATCGACCGCAATCGCGCACGTGCCCTCGGTGTTTCAGCCGCGGATATCGCTCAAACGCTGCAACTATCTTTTAGCGGTCAGCGCTTTGGTTTTTTTATCAGAGACGGAAAGCAATACTGGGTAATCGGTCAGGTAGAGCGTGAAGACCGAAACGAACCGGTTGATCTTAAAACCCTCTTCGTAAGGAACAACAGGGGAGAGCTGATTCAGCTGGATAACCTGGTGACAGTTTCAGAAGAAAGCAGTCCGCCACAATTATTTCGTTTTAACAGGTTTGCTTCAGCGACCATCTCTGCAGGACTGGTTCAGGGTAAAACCATCGGTGACGGAATCACGGCTATGGAGCAGATTGCAGATCGTGTTTTGGATCAATCCATCAGCACCAGCCTGAGCGGTCCCTCGCGAGATTTCGAGGAGAGTGCCTCCAGCCTGAACTTTACGCTTATCCTTGCTCTGATACTCATATACCTTGTGCTGGCCGCACAGTTTGAGAGTTTTAGGGATCCATTTATCATCTTATTCACCGTTCCTTTGGCTCTTCTCGGCGCGTTGGTCTCTATCTGGTACTTTGATCTGACGCTGAACATCTTCAGTAAAATCGGCATCATCATGTTGATCGGACTGGTGACCAAAAATGGTATTCTAATTGTTGAATTTGCCAATCAAAGGCAGGAGGCCGGTCTCAGCGTGATGGAAGCTATCAAAGATGCTTCGGTAGCCCGTTTTCGACCCATATTGATGACCAGTCTTTCTACGGTACTTGGAATTTTGCCTATTGCACTCGCGCTTGGTGCCGGTGCAGAAAGCCGCACCTCGATGGGTATCGCGGTAATTGGCGGATTGATAATTGGTACCTTCTTTACTCTGTACGTGATACCTGCGATATATTCATACTTCTCACCGGTCAAATCGGCCGATGACGGTATCGATCCCGAACTGATTCAGAAAACGGAAGAGATGCAACCGGCAAATGTTTAA
- a CDS encoding efflux RND transporter periplasmic adaptor subunit — protein sequence MSSSLKKIVTGVVIFVAVVLIAYPKVKPLFSEGEETASQQNSGAPLSVDAVMVEPTRVQDKIFSTGSILANEEVELRSEVSGKITDIYLDEGKMVDKNQLLIKINDSELQAQLQRAQYRLNLASERERRQQQLLEKGGISQEDYDATLNEVNVLKSEVQLIRAQIDKTEIRAPFRGRVGLKYVSDGSYISPTTRIASLQNINPVKLDFSVPERYVNRVRVGDDISFTVQGTEGAFDGEIYAIEPKIDSQTRTLQLRALSDNDEGLLVPGAFADIELILETIDDALMIPTISLIPELQGQKVYLFKNGSVAEQRVETGLRTAERVRIVDGIQPGDTVLTTGLLQVRQGMPVRINEIQSQ from the coding sequence ATGAGCAGTTCTCTTAAAAAAATAGTGACCGGTGTGGTAATCTTTGTAGCGGTAGTGCTTATTGCCTACCCTAAAGTTAAGCCTCTATTCTCTGAAGGTGAGGAAACGGCATCCCAACAAAACAGTGGTGCGCCGTTATCGGTTGATGCAGTGATGGTTGAACCTACCCGGGTTCAGGATAAAATTTTTAGTACAGGAAGTATACTCGCAAATGAAGAGGTTGAGCTTCGCAGTGAAGTGTCAGGTAAAATTACTGACATTTACCTTGATGAAGGTAAAATGGTTGACAAAAACCAGCTTTTGATCAAAATCAATGACAGTGAACTGCAAGCCCAGCTGCAAAGAGCACAATATCGTCTGAATCTTGCATCGGAACGCGAAAGAAGACAGCAACAACTCCTCGAAAAGGGAGGCATAAGCCAGGAAGATTATGATGCTACCCTTAATGAAGTTAATGTACTGAAATCAGAAGTGCAGCTCATTCGGGCCCAAATAGATAAAACTGAGATCAGGGCACCGTTTAGGGGCAGGGTAGGACTCAAGTACGTAAGTGACGGCAGTTATATATCTCCTACTACACGAATTGCCTCACTACAGAACATCAATCCCGTAAAACTCGATTTTTCAGTGCCCGAAAGATATGTTAACAGGGTACGAGTCGGTGATGATATTTCATTTACCGTACAGGGTACCGAAGGTGCATTTGATGGGGAGATTTATGCGATAGAACCCAAAATTGACTCCCAGACGAGGACACTGCAATTGCGTGCATTAAGTGATAATGATGAGGGACTGCTGGTTCCGGGAGCCTTTGCCGATATTGAATTGATACTGGAAACCATTGATGATGCATTAATGATTCCAACAATTTCTCTCATCCCGGAACTGCAGGGACAGAAAGTATACTTATTTAAAAACGGTTCGGTTGCGGAACAGCGGGTTGAAACAGGTCTGCGAACAGCAGAAAGAGTTCGCATCGTGGATGGCATTCAGCCCGGAGATACGGTTCTGACAACAGGTCTGCTTCAGGTTAGACAGGGCATGCCGGTAAGGATCAACGAAATTCAATCACAATAA
- the trxA gene encoding thioredoxin TrxA — translation MGKALTFTDDSFEEDVLNSDKPVLVDFWAEWCGPCRMVGPVVDELAEEFEGKARIGKVDVDNNPEISTKYGIRSIPSLLIFKNGEVVDQIVGAVPKAQLKKQLEAQMSN, via the coding sequence ATGGGAAAAGCACTCACATTTACAGATGACTCATTTGAAGAAGATGTTTTAAACTCCGATAAGCCGGTACTGGTAGATTTTTGGGCAGAATGGTGCGGCCCATGCCGAATGGTTGGCCCGGTTGTTGATGAACTGGCAGAAGAATTTGAAGGAAAAGCAAGAATCGGCAAGGTTGATGTAGATAATAATCCGGAAATTTCGACCAAGTATGGTATTCGAAGTATTCCTTCTCTCCTGATTTTTAAAAATGGAGAAGTCGTTGACCAGATTGTTGGCGCAGTGCCAAAAGCTCAGCTGAAGAAGCAGCTTGAAGCTCAGATGTCAAATTAG
- the dnaE gene encoding DNA polymerase III subunit alpha translates to MNFSHLHCHTQFSMLDGAASISQLVKKSKNRGMPGIAITDHGNMFGVPEFVKEAQRNDVKPIIGCEFYITPSGMEDKQDRTRYHQVLLAKNMTGYKNLTKLCSLGYTEGLYYKPRIDKKTLAEHAEGLIATTCCLASEINQTIINKGEAEAKKLFEWYLNLFGDDYYVELQRHGLNDQDRCNEVLVKWAKEYNVKLIATNDCHYVEREDSEAHDILLALQTNADINDPNRFRFTDDNNNLNPEFYLKTPEEMQELFSDLPEAIDNTNEIVEKVDNIDISSELLLPHYSIPDDFESMESYLKHLTYEGAKKRYGEVTHDISERIEQELAIISKMDFAGYFLIVQDFTTEARNRGVFVGPGRGSAAGSVVAYCLGIINIDPLKYDLLFERFLNPERVSPPDIDIDFDDSGRQEVIDYVVEEYGRQNVSQIVTYGTMKAKTAIRDVGRVLGVPLQEVNRISKLFPDRPGLDTFDKVLDPSQNPESAKDLQQVFEHPDPQIQKMMRFARTLEGSARQTGIHAAGVIIAPGEIDEYVPVALSKDKELITQYDGPNAEMCGLLKMDFLGLKTLSILKTAIEYVEENHGVRYDLDDISFDNEKTFELYQKGNTIGTFQFESDGMRKYLKQLKPTSLDDLIAMNALYRPGPMQFIPEYIDRKHGRKEVTYPHPDLEELLKPTYGIMIYQEQIMKAAQKIANYSLGDADLLRRAMGKKKQEVMDEQREIFVERAIENGVDRAKAIEIFDMMAEFAKYGFNKSHSAAYSVVAYQTAFFKANYPSEYMAAVLSHNMGDIDKVSKFIEECYRNGITVDAPNINTGAGKFVAVDGRIQYGMEAIKGVGSNAVDELVKERKENGKFESVYDFASRIDSRVCNKRTLESLFQAGAFDSLNPNRRQLIENMDTILSYGSRVQEMENSNQSDLFGDGTSNSSAIDEPELQQIQPWSNIERLNKERELIGFYLSGHPLSKFKEDIKLFCTQTLDPESLEKLNERTDVRCAGIITNVKRVTDKKGRPFAFLQMEDLHGTIEVIAFNDTYDRNLGMIQVDTLVVVDGSIDTRSGQPKIIANSFERIESMREKFQDKLELKLDIDTNYVTEDELEKMATLFKEHQGKTNVRFNVLSSEAKRPFAMHVRKFVVDPNEELLGGLKSLIGEDSVALAKSV, encoded by the coding sequence ATGAATTTTTCCCACTTACATTGCCACACGCAATTTAGCATGCTTGACGGGGCGGCAAGTATATCCCAGCTGGTAAAGAAATCGAAAAATAGGGGGATGCCCGGTATAGCTATTACCGATCACGGTAACATGTTTGGGGTTCCTGAATTTGTGAAGGAAGCACAGCGAAATGATGTAAAACCGATTATCGGCTGTGAATTCTATATCACTCCCTCGGGTATGGAGGATAAACAAGACCGTACCCGCTACCACCAGGTGCTTTTAGCCAAAAATATGACCGGCTATAAAAATTTAACCAAGTTGTGCTCGCTGGGTTACACAGAGGGGCTGTACTACAAACCGCGAATTGATAAGAAAACCCTTGCTGAGCACGCGGAAGGATTGATTGCTACCACGTGCTGCCTGGCGAGTGAGATAAATCAGACGATCATCAATAAGGGAGAAGCTGAGGCAAAAAAGCTTTTTGAATGGTATCTGAATCTTTTTGGGGACGATTATTATGTGGAACTGCAGCGACACGGGCTGAATGATCAGGATCGTTGCAATGAAGTGCTGGTAAAGTGGGCCAAGGAATACAACGTAAAGCTGATTGCAACCAATGATTGTCACTACGTAGAGCGGGAAGATTCTGAAGCTCATGACATTCTACTGGCGCTACAGACCAACGCTGACATCAATGATCCCAATAGGTTTCGTTTTACCGATGACAACAACAACCTGAATCCGGAATTCTACCTGAAGACTCCGGAAGAGATGCAGGAACTCTTCAGTGACCTGCCGGAGGCTATAGACAATACAAATGAAATAGTCGAAAAGGTAGATAACATTGATATCAGCTCCGAGCTGCTGCTGCCTCATTATAGCATCCCGGATGATTTCGAATCGATGGAAAGCTATCTCAAGCACCTCACCTATGAAGGTGCAAAAAAGAGATACGGTGAGGTAACGCATGACATTTCAGAACGCATTGAACAGGAGCTGGCTATTATCAGTAAAATGGATTTTGCCGGCTACTTTTTGATTGTTCAGGATTTTACTACTGAAGCGCGTAACAGGGGGGTATTCGTCGGACCGGGACGGGGTTCGGCTGCCGGTTCTGTGGTTGCCTATTGCCTGGGCATCATTAACATTGATCCATTAAAATACGACCTACTCTTTGAACGCTTCCTGAATCCGGAAAGGGTAAGCCCGCCTGATATTGATATTGACTTTGATGACTCAGGCCGCCAGGAGGTCATTGACTATGTGGTGGAGGAGTACGGCCGGCAGAATGTTTCACAGATTGTTACCTATGGCACCATGAAGGCCAAAACGGCGATCCGGGATGTAGGTCGAGTGTTGGGAGTGCCCCTGCAAGAGGTAAACCGAATTTCAAAGCTTTTCCCAGATCGCCCCGGGCTCGATACTTTCGATAAGGTGCTCGATCCCAGCCAGAATCCCGAGTCGGCCAAAGATCTTCAGCAGGTATTTGAACATCCCGACCCCCAGATCCAGAAAATGATGCGATTTGCCCGAACTCTTGAGGGATCGGCGCGACAGACCGGTATCCACGCGGCAGGGGTAATTATTGCACCGGGCGAGATCGATGAATATGTGCCGGTAGCCTTATCCAAAGACAAGGAATTGATCACCCAGTACGACGGGCCCAATGCAGAGATGTGCGGGCTGTTGAAGATGGACTTTTTGGGATTGAAAACCCTTTCCATTCTGAAAACAGCCATAGAATATGTAGAAGAAAATCACGGGGTCAGGTACGATCTGGATGATATTTCTTTTGATAATGAAAAAACCTTTGAACTCTACCAGAAGGGAAATACCATCGGTACCTTTCAGTTTGAGTCGGACGGCATGCGTAAATACCTCAAGCAACTGAAACCGACCTCCCTGGACGATCTAATCGCAATGAATGCCCTCTATCGTCCCGGCCCGATGCAGTTTATTCCCGAGTACATTGATCGAAAACACGGTCGCAAGGAGGTTACGTATCCTCACCCCGACCTTGAAGAGCTCCTGAAGCCAACCTACGGCATCATGATCTACCAAGAGCAGATTATGAAAGCCGCTCAGAAAATCGCCAACTACTCGCTCGGTGATGCCGATTTGTTACGCCGTGCAATGGGTAAAAAGAAGCAGGAGGTGATGGATGAGCAGCGTGAGATATTTGTTGAGCGCGCCATCGAGAACGGAGTTGACCGAGCAAAAGCGATCGAGATATTCGATATGATGGCCGAATTTGCTAAGTATGGATTTAACAAATCACACTCGGCCGCTTATTCGGTAGTAGCTTATCAGACAGCCTTCTTTAAAGCCAACTATCCTTCTGAATATATGGCTGCAGTATTGAGTCATAACATGGGGGATATTGATAAGGTCTCCAAGTTTATAGAAGAATGTTACCGTAACGGGATTACCGTCGATGCCCCAAATATCAATACCGGAGCCGGTAAGTTTGTTGCCGTAGATGGAAGAATTCAATACGGCATGGAGGCGATCAAGGGTGTCGGTTCAAATGCCGTTGATGAACTGGTTAAAGAGCGTAAAGAGAACGGCAAATTTGAGTCAGTATATGATTTCGCTAGTCGTATTGACTCAAGAGTTTGTAACAAAAGAACGCTTGAGAGCCTGTTCCAGGCCGGTGCGTTTGATTCCCTGAACCCGAACAGACGACAGCTTATTGAGAATATGGATACTATTCTCAGTTATGGTTCACGGGTGCAGGAGATGGAAAATTCAAACCAGTCTGATCTCTTCGGTGACGGTACCAGCAACAGCTCTGCTATCGATGAGCCCGAATTGCAGCAGATTCAACCCTGGTCAAATATTGAGCGGCTCAATAAGGAACGCGAACTTATAGGCTTTTACCTCAGCGGTCACCCCTTGAGTAAATTCAAGGAAGATATTAAGCTATTCTGCACGCAAACCTTGGATCCGGAATCACTTGAAAAGCTCAACGAGCGCACGGATGTGCGATGTGCCGGAATTATTACCAATGTAAAAAGGGTTACCGATAAAAAGGGTCGCCCATTTGCCTTTTTGCAGATGGAAGACTTGCATGGTACCATTGAAGTGATCGCTTTCAACGACACTTACGATCGAAACCTGGGAATGATACAGGTAGACACCCTGGTAGTGGTGGATGGTAGTATTGATACCAGAAGCGGCCAGCCCAAAATCATTGCCAATTCCTTCGAACGAATTGAAAGTATGCGCGAGAAATTTCAGGACAAGCTCGAGCTAAAGCTTGACATAGACACTAATTATGTGACTGAGGATGAATTGGAAAAGATGGCGACTCTGTTCAAGGAGCATCAGGGTAAAACGAATGTACGCTTCAATGTTTTGAGCAGCGAAGCAAAGCGACCTTTCGCCATGCATGTTCGGAAGTTTGTAGTCGATCCCAATGAAGAATTACTGGGCGGATTGAAGTCACTGATCGGTGAAGATTCCGTAGCTCTTGCCAAAAGCGTTTAA